A single genomic interval of Coleofasciculaceae cyanobacterium harbors:
- the dut gene encoding dUTP diphosphatase: MEIKILKLNQSAIIPDYAHSEDAGLDLFAIEETEILPGETQLINTGIAIALPLGIEAQIRPRSGLALKHSVTVLNSPGTIDAGYRGEIGIILINHGKKSFQIVPGMKIAQMVVASIIQAKITVVDKLDSTSRNNKGFGSTGTMK; encoded by the coding sequence ATGGAAATCAAAATTTTAAAACTAAATCAATCTGCGATTATTCCTGACTACGCTCATTCAGAAGATGCAGGATTAGACTTGTTTGCTATTGAAGAGACAGAGATCCTACCAGGAGAAACTCAGCTAATTAATACTGGTATTGCGATCGCTCTTCCTCTTGGTATAGAAGCGCAAATACGTCCCCGTAGTGGACTGGCATTAAAACATTCAGTTACTGTTTTAAATTCGCCTGGCACAATTGATGCTGGATACCGTGGTGAAATTGGGATTATTTTAATTAATCATGGAAAAAAATCATTTCAAATTGTTCCAGGAATGAAAATTGCTCAAATGGTAGTGGCTTCGATTATTCAGGCTAAAATAACAGTAGTAGACAAATTAGATAGCACCTCAAGGAACAACAAGGGTTTTGGATCTACGGGAACAATGAAGTAG